CTCAAAGTGGCGCGCGTGCATGTCGGTTCTGGCGGGGCCGCGCCGATGATCCTGGATCTCGAAACCCAGCTATACCGCGAATCGAACCTGCGCGACCTTTACGCCGCCGCACGCCTGGTCGACAGCCTCGAACATCTCCACTTTTTCAGCCGCTCGCTGGTGGCGCGCGATATGCCCGACCTGCGTAGCCTCGATATCAATACCGCTTACGCCTGCCTCGCCGGCACTGCCAAGCATGTGTTTGCAGCGGCATCCGAAGCTGCGAATGTCGGGGAAATCGCCGAAATGTGTTACACGATTGCAGGCTCGCGTGAAGCTTTCCTGGCGCGGCCGTTTTTATCGATGAACTGCAACCTGCCGGTGCCGCCGCTGCGTTTCGATGCCGAGTCCTGCGAAATTGCCGCCGAGGCAGTGCGCTGCGGCATCCCGCTGCATTCCAATACCTTCGGCCAGATGGGCGCGTCGAGTCCGGTCACCATGGCTGGCACCATTGCACAAACCATCGCCGAAACGGTTTCCGGCATGATCTTCGCGTGGTTGTTGAACCCTGAGGCGAAAGTAATCTTCGGCACCCGCCCGATGTTGACCGACCTGCGCACCGGCGCGATGAGCGGTGGCAGCCCCGAGGGTGCGATCGCAATGGCGGCCAGCGCGCAGATGGCGAATTATTACGGACTGCCCAACTCGACCATCGCCGGCGCCACCGATAGCAAGATCGCCGATGCGCAAAGCGGATACGAAAAAAGCCTTACAGTAACGCTCGCAGCGCAGGCCGGTTCCAACCTGATCACCCAGGCCGGCGGCATGCAGGCGAGCTTGATGGGCTGCGCGCTGGAGAGTTACGTCATCGACAACGACATGCTCGGCAGCATCATGAAATCCCTGGCCGCCATCGAAGTCAGCGACGAGACCCTCGCACTGACCGCGATCGACGAAGTAGCCCACGGCGAGGGACATTTTCTCGGGCAGGCGGAAACGCTCCAGCGCATGCAGTCCGATTTCGTGTACCCGCAGATCGCCGATCGACGCAGCATCGAAGAATGGGAAGCGGATG
This is a stretch of genomic DNA from Gammaproteobacteria bacterium. It encodes these proteins:
- a CDS encoding trimethylamine methyltransferase family protein, whose translation is MPDNDTGARAKRKRRRRASGPAGASPAPRHLSGIVGGRYQPLNPSDLPKIDQAVRSILADVGMAEAPEIVIEHVTRAGGSLDAEGRLHFSPELIENALNGLSRDFTLCGQNPEYDMQLKVARVHVGSGGAAPMILDLETQLYRESNLRDLYAAARLVDSLEHLHFFSRSLVARDMPDLRSLDINTAYACLAGTAKHVFAAASEAANVGEIAEMCYTIAGSREAFLARPFLSMNCNLPVPPLRFDAESCEIAAEAVRCGIPLHSNTFGQMGASSPVTMAGTIAQTIAETVSGMIFAWLLNPEAKVIFGTRPMLTDLRTGAMSGGSPEGAIAMAASAQMANYYGLPNSTIAGATDSKIADAQSGYEKSLTVTLAAQAGSNLITQAGGMQASLMGCALESYVIDNDMLGSIMKSLAAIEVSDETLALTAIDEVAHGEGHFLGQAETLQRMQSDFVYPQIADRRSIEEWEADGSKDIHEVARQRTREILQTHYPTHLSAELDTKLRQKFDIRLPRTEMGAG